One Lysinibacillus sp. OF-1 DNA segment encodes these proteins:
- a CDS encoding DUF1450 domain-containing protein — MVFSLFKKKKEQQQLKNRVEFCITNLSLGAADAYDELVERDDIEIEESGCTSHCEICEQSIFALVNGEVVTAEDAETLVQAIDEELKQNPLF, encoded by the coding sequence ATGGTATTTTCTCTATTTAAAAAAAAGAAAGAACAACAGCAGCTAAAAAATAGAGTGGAGTTTTGTATCACTAATTTATCACTTGGTGCGGCAGATGCGTATGATGAATTAGTAGAACGGGATGATATTGAGATAGAGGAATCTGGTTGTACATCTCACTGTGAAATCTGTGAGCAAAGTATTTTTGCGCTAGTTAATGGAGAAGTCGTGACAGCAGAGGACGCAGAGACATTGGTGCAGGCTATTGATGAAGAATTAAAACAAAACCCACTTTTCTAA
- a CDS encoding NADPH-dependent FMN reductase: protein MKIVALAGSIVGSKTRTATQKIVEMLQEKYPQHEVTLLDLADYQLVFSDGRNYFDYEGDTKYVTETIMAADAIVIGTPTFQASIPATLKNIFDLLPVNAFRDKVISVIVTAGTSKHYLMVEQQLKPILAYMKAHIVPTYVFIEEKDFLRKEIVNDDVLFRLARLAEDTVMVADAFAEIRAKKDAEYDF from the coding sequence ATGAAAATTGTCGCGCTTGCAGGTTCTATTGTCGGCTCTAAAACAAGAACAGCAACACAGAAAATAGTTGAGATGTTACAAGAAAAATATCCACAGCATGAAGTTACATTACTGGATCTTGCTGACTATCAACTAGTTTTTAGTGATGGACGTAATTACTTCGACTACGAAGGCGATACAAAATATGTGACAGAAACCATTATGGCTGCAGATGCAATTGTTATTGGGACGCCAACATTCCAAGCATCGATTCCAGCGACATTAAAAAATATCTTTGACCTTTTACCTGTCAATGCCTTCCGCGATAAAGTCATCAGTGTCATTGTGACAGCGGGTACATCCAAGCATTATTTAATGGTGGAACAGCAACTAAAGCCGATACTAGCTTATATGAAAGCGCACATCGTTCCGACCTATGTATTTATAGAAGAAAAGGATTTTTTACGCAAAGAAATTGTTAACGATGATGTCCTTTTCCGACTAGCACGGTTAGCAGAGGATACAGTCATGGTAGCAGATGCCTTTGCAGAAATTCGGGCAAAAAAAGATGCAGAATATGATTTTTAA
- a CDS encoding LLM class flavin-dependent oxidoreductase: MEKYRIDQSKGLEFGLYSLGDHIPNPLTGERISAQQRLKELVEASQLAEQAGIDVFGIGESHQSYFTTQAHTVVLGAIAQATSTLKLSSSATVLSVSDPVRIYEDFATIDLISDGRAEIVAGRGSRVGAYQLLGIDLQDYEEIFEEKLELLMKINDEELVTWEGQFRAPLHHAQILPQPKNGSLPIWRAVGGPPASAIKAGYMGIPMMLTTLGGPAINFKPSVDAYREAAERKGFDPNELPIATTSLFYVADTTKEALQGMYPHLNGGFQAIRGGGYPKQQFAQAPDTRDALMVGSKEQIIEKLLYQYELYGMQRFMAQIDFGGVPFDKIMKNIEIIGQDIIPAMKKYTAK; the protein is encoded by the coding sequence ATGGAAAAATATCGTATCGATCAATCAAAAGGATTGGAATTTGGGCTGTACTCTTTAGGGGATCATATTCCAAACCCATTAACAGGCGAACGTATTTCTGCCCAGCAACGACTAAAAGAGCTAGTAGAGGCTAGTCAATTGGCTGAGCAAGCAGGCATTGATGTATTTGGTATTGGTGAGAGTCATCAATCGTACTTTACAACACAGGCACATACAGTCGTGTTAGGGGCTATTGCACAGGCAACGTCCACTCTTAAATTATCTAGCTCAGCAACTGTATTAAGTGTTTCAGATCCAGTACGTATCTATGAGGATTTTGCCACAATTGATTTAATATCAGATGGTCGAGCAGAAATTGTAGCGGGACGTGGGTCACGTGTAGGAGCTTACCAATTGCTGGGTATTGATTTACAGGACTATGAAGAAATTTTTGAGGAAAAATTAGAGCTACTTATGAAAATCAATGACGAGGAGCTGGTGACATGGGAAGGGCAATTTCGAGCACCACTTCACCATGCACAAATTTTACCACAGCCCAAAAACGGCTCCTTACCGATTTGGCGAGCAGTTGGTGGTCCACCTGCCAGCGCTATTAAAGCAGGATATATGGGAATTCCGATGATGCTTACAACATTAGGTGGACCTGCTATCAATTTTAAACCATCTGTTGATGCCTATCGAGAAGCGGCAGAACGCAAAGGTTTTGACCCAAATGAATTACCTATTGCCACAACAAGCTTGTTTTATGTAGCAGATACAACAAAAGAGGCATTGCAAGGCATGTATCCACATTTAAATGGTGGTTTCCAAGCCATTCGTGGCGGAGGTTATCCAAAGCAACAATTTGCTCAAGCACCCGATACACGTGATGCTTTAATGGTCGGCAGTAAAGAGCAAATTATTGAAAAACTACTTTATCAGTACGAGCTATATGGCATGCAACGCTTTATGGCACAAATCGATTTTGGTGGCGTACCATTTGATAAAATTATGAAAAATATTGAAATCATCGGTCAGGATATTATTCCAGCGATGAAAAAATATACAGCAAAATAA
- a CDS encoding ring-cleaving dioxygenase yields the protein MNKLNGHHHISMLTKNGKQNNHFYTTILGLRRVKKTVNQDSPSMYHLFYGDLTGAAGTELTFFEMPVAGRTVRGTNAITRIGLLVPSSESLLYWKERFQQLEVEHSDITTYAGKEALFFEDHEGLRMVLLNHQGHDTPAQWQAWDGNDIPEEHRILGMGTVEITVRYLQRTVNLLQDLFHYTVVAETDKETILQSIEGEVLGEIVVKELEGPSEKPGKGSIHHLALRVATVEELQEWDTKIKAQGLDSTGVVDRYYFQSLYFRDRNGILFEMATEGPGFTVDSAVEDLGKELDLPPFLEKKRAEIEAILEPLE from the coding sequence ATGAATAAATTAAATGGACACCATCATATATCCATGCTAACGAAAAATGGCAAACAGAATAATCATTTTTATACAACTATTTTAGGGTTACGACGTGTGAAAAAAACAGTGAATCAAGACTCACCATCTATGTATCACTTATTTTATGGTGACTTAACTGGAGCAGCTGGTACAGAATTAACATTTTTTGAAATGCCCGTTGCAGGACGTACAGTGCGGGGCACGAATGCTATTACTCGTATTGGCTTACTTGTACCTAGCTCCGAAAGCTTACTATATTGGAAAGAACGCTTTCAACAGCTAGAGGTAGAACATAGCGATATCACTACTTATGCAGGCAAAGAGGCTTTGTTTTTTGAAGATCATGAGGGATTACGAATGGTGCTGTTAAATCATCAGGGGCATGATACGCCTGCACAATGGCAAGCATGGGATGGCAATGATATACCGGAGGAACATCGTATTTTAGGTATGGGGACTGTTGAAATCACTGTACGCTATTTACAAAGAACCGTGAATTTACTACAAGATTTATTTCACTATACAGTTGTTGCAGAAACGGACAAAGAAACGATTCTGCAATCGATAGAAGGAGAAGTGCTTGGAGAAATTGTCGTCAAAGAATTAGAAGGGCCAAGCGAGAAACCTGGTAAAGGCAGTATTCACCATCTTGCATTACGTGTAGCAACGGTCGAGGAATTACAGGAATGGGATACGAAAATTAAGGCACAGGGTTTGGATAGTACAGGTGTCGTCGATCGTTATTATTTCCAAAGTCTTTATTTCAGAGATCGCAACGGTATTTTATTTGAAATGGCGACAGAGGGTCCAGGGTTTACTGTGGATTCAGCAGTCGAAGATCTTGGAAAAGAGCTAGACCTTCCACCCTTTTTAGAAAAGAAACGTGCAGAAATTGAAGCCATTTTAGAACCACTAGAATAA
- a CDS encoding MarR family winged helix-turn-helix transcriptional regulator translates to MRNHTLGTLTWIRMMRFTTQSNQLSNEFLKRFDLTTAQFDVLIQIQTYAPITQSQLAEKVTVTQGGMSRMLARLEKEGLIERKQNWKTKAISLTAKGEQMIDAATPSQLHFQSSFFEEVLSDEEIKSLYKVMTKLEKHSREKKLPPV, encoded by the coding sequence ATGAGAAATCATACATTAGGCACATTAACATGGATTCGTATGATGCGCTTTACAACGCAAAGTAACCAGTTATCGAATGAATTTTTAAAGCGTTTCGATTTAACAACGGCACAATTCGATGTGTTAATCCAAATCCAAACGTATGCACCGATCACTCAATCTCAATTAGCAGAGAAAGTAACAGTTACACAAGGTGGCATGTCTCGCATGCTTGCCCGACTTGAAAAAGAGGGACTAATCGAGCGTAAACAAAATTGGAAGACCAAAGCTATCTCATTGACGGCAAAAGGGGAGCAAATGATTGATGCAGCAACACCAAGTCAACTTCACTTCCAATCCTCATTTTTTGAAGAAGTATTATCAGATGAAGAAATAAAATCTTTATATAAAGTGATGACAAAGCTTGAAAAGCATAGCCGAGAAAAAAAATTGCCGCCCGTGTAA